One genomic window of Halobellus limi includes the following:
- a CDS encoding DUF5305 domain-containing protein yields the protein MAFEHRVKLFVSENHRLVVALLLLGGVLCLVGAGYVFSTPTTQTITEETDQQTFETRVGSSALVTRPTALYEQGERLENRSVYFLSASPSMRFEANTTVPSGQRVSVAQRLELEILGTRDGQPFYRSTRTLIETNETVSDGRVTASETVNVSAVGRDLAVLLEDAQDVGQFRLRLLLEVTYSTGEYEGTLRSTAPFVIQGQSYYIDGALAAEETESTFVEREVTQPPSPAEYGGLAAVGLLLFGVAAVVSRLEDRVDPEELRTQIVHDQHAEWISRGQFPTDSEKQYISILTLEDLVDVAIDTNRRVIHDPQIDAYAVIDSSEIYYYALDEIQADEWLDI from the coding sequence ATGGCGTTTGAGCACCGTGTCAAACTGTTCGTCAGTGAGAACCACAGGCTGGTTGTCGCGCTGTTACTGCTGGGTGGCGTGCTCTGTCTCGTCGGTGCGGGCTACGTGTTCAGTACGCCGACCACACAGACGATCACCGAGGAAACCGACCAGCAGACGTTCGAGACCCGCGTGGGGTCGAGCGCGCTGGTGACTCGGCCGACGGCGCTGTACGAACAGGGGGAACGGCTCGAGAACCGTTCGGTCTACTTCCTCTCGGCCTCGCCGTCGATGAGATTCGAGGCCAACACCACGGTACCGTCCGGACAGCGGGTCAGCGTGGCGCAACGGCTCGAACTGGAGATTCTCGGGACCCGCGACGGACAGCCGTTCTACCGCTCGACGCGGACGCTCATCGAGACGAACGAGACCGTCTCGGACGGCCGCGTGACCGCCTCGGAGACGGTGAACGTCTCCGCGGTCGGACGGGATCTCGCGGTCCTGCTGGAGGACGCCCAAGACGTCGGCCAGTTCCGACTCCGATTGCTCCTGGAAGTGACCTACAGCACCGGAGAGTACGAGGGGACGCTTCGATCGACCGCACCGTTCGTGATCCAGGGCCAATCGTACTACATCGACGGGGCGCTCGCGGCCGAAGAGACCGAATCGACCTTCGTCGAGCGAGAGGTCACCCAGCCACCGAGCCCGGCGGAGTACGGCGGCCTCGCGGCGGTCGGGCTCCTCCTGTTCGGCGTCGCCGCCGTCGTGAGCCGCCTCGAAGACCGTGTCGATCCCGAGGAGCTTCGGACGCAGATCGTCCACGACCAGCACGCCGAGTGGATCTCCCGAGGGCAGTTCCCCACCGACTCCGAGAAGCAGTACATCTCGATCCTGACGCTCGAAGACCTCGTCGACGTCGCGATCGATACCAACCGCCGGGTGATCCACGACCCGCAGATCGACGCCTACGCGGTGATCGACAGTTCGGAGATCTACTACTACGCGCTGGACGAGATCCAGGCCGACGAGTGGCTCGACATCTGA
- a CDS encoding response regulator: protein MADVLIVEDLGLQRAVLRGFLSTTHTVVGEATTEREAVRLARHHAPDVVVMDLNLERGNGVEATAVIKTLDPSIAVVVSTVTVTEAVREQAMEAGADAYLSKPYGKADLLEAIESTLG, encoded by the coding sequence ATGGCCGATGTCTTGATCGTCGAGGATCTCGGGCTCCAGCGAGCGGTCCTCCGCGGATTCCTGAGCACGACCCATACCGTCGTTGGAGAGGCGACGACCGAACGGGAGGCGGTGCGGCTCGCCCGTCACCACGCGCCCGACGTCGTGGTGATGGATCTGAACCTCGAACGCGGAAACGGGGTCGAAGCGACGGCGGTGATCAAGACCCTCGATCCGTCGATCGCGGTCGTCGTCAGCACGGTCACCGTCACCGAGGCCGTCCGCGAGCAGGCGATGGAAGCGGGCGCGGACGCGTACCTCTCGAAACCGTACGGCAAGGCGGATCTCTTGGAGGCCATCGAGTCGACGCTGGGCTGA
- a CDS encoding signal peptidase I produces MKLSTAVQNGVLILLILAVGAMLFGQAAGQPVLLGYVETGSMEPTMEPGDGFVAVPSAIAGPPQEGDVVVFVAEELQGGGLTTHRIVGETEEGYITRGDANPFTDQSGAEPPVTEEQIVAEALQINGQVVVIPNLGSGVVGFQEWLTSAWAAIGVGALLSGGGSAQSLVLLGIGIIAVGFVVDAFTGDRGTSRRSRRRSNYIKTSTFLLVLALVVLAPATASMMVPSGTTSFDIVSSESPNENPLVIGVGEEATVEYRVANDGFIPVLTVIEPRSPSLSVSRSSFIVSGRSEEVTSLRIRAPDATGSYTRSISEWRYLPILPRSVILALHAIHPVVAVLVIDLVLLTVAVTAGLIAVGVGPIRMRSTGRNITLVQQLKRRLF; encoded by the coding sequence GTGAAGCTCTCGACGGCCGTCCAGAACGGGGTCCTCATCCTGCTGATCCTCGCCGTCGGTGCGATGCTGTTCGGGCAGGCGGCCGGACAGCCGGTCCTCCTCGGCTACGTCGAGACCGGGAGTATGGAACCCACGATGGAGCCCGGCGACGGGTTCGTCGCCGTGCCGTCGGCCATCGCCGGGCCGCCACAGGAGGGCGACGTCGTCGTCTTCGTCGCCGAGGAGCTGCAAGGCGGAGGGCTGACCACCCACCGGATCGTCGGCGAGACAGAAGAGGGCTATATCACCCGCGGCGACGCGAACCCGTTCACCGACCAGTCGGGGGCCGAACCGCCGGTCACCGAAGAGCAGATCGTCGCCGAAGCGCTGCAGATCAACGGTCAGGTGGTCGTCATTCCGAACCTGGGCTCCGGCGTCGTCGGCTTCCAGGAGTGGCTGACGAGTGCGTGGGCCGCGATCGGAGTCGGTGCGCTCCTGAGCGGCGGCGGGTCCGCACAGTCGCTGGTCCTTCTGGGCATCGGCATCATCGCCGTCGGCTTCGTCGTCGACGCGTTCACCGGAGACCGGGGGACGAGTCGGCGGAGTCGGCGCCGCTCGAACTACATCAAGACGTCGACGTTCCTGCTCGTGCTCGCACTCGTCGTACTGGCCCCCGCGACGGCGAGTATGATGGTCCCCTCGGGGACGACGTCCTTCGACATCGTCAGCTCGGAGTCGCCGAACGAGAACCCGCTGGTCATCGGTGTCGGCGAGGAAGCGACCGTCGAATACCGCGTCGCCAACGACGGATTCATTCCCGTCCTGACCGTGATCGAACCGCGGAGCCCCAGCCTCTCGGTGTCGCGCTCGTCGTTCATCGTCTCGGGGCGCTCCGAGGAGGTGACCTCCCTCCGGATACGGGCACCGGACGCCACCGGGTCCTACACGCGCAGCATCTCCGAGTGGCGGTACCTCCCGATCCTCCCGCGTTCTGTCATCCTCGCGCTGCACGCGATACACCCGGTCGTCGCCGTGCTGGTCATCGATCTGGTGCTGTTGACCGTCGCGGTCACGGCGGGGCTCATCGCGGTGGGAGTCGGCCCGATACGGATGCGGTCGACCGGACGGAACATCACGCTCGTCCAACAACTCAAGCGGCGGCTGTTCTGA
- a CDS encoding RNA-guided endonuclease InsQ/TnpB family protein, translating to MEVRRTVPVKLDVADSDADLLHETVSEFLWAANYVVDHAWQGEYKTTSKAELQRETYDHVRAETRLQANLVQNARNKAADAVQSVVARWKQGDYAGKPHFSAPTLVYDKRCATFNDDHATLSTVDGRITAEYVLPDENRETPHSKYLFNTNYEVTGAELHYREGDFYLHVRTKADVEFETADEGNDEHSTVLGVDLGIENVAVTSTGTFWNGSELNHWHREFEKRRGSLQQRGTRAAHETIQSVGRTETGRYDHFLHTVSKELIAEAVETDCDVIAFENLTGIRERMPNAKKFHVWAFRRLFEYVEYKAEVVGISVEQVSPTYTSQRCSKCGTTLRENRQTQEWFCCQKCGYEVNADYNAAKNIGLKYLRSAQKSSSGGAPVNVRLNRGTLNVNGDYEPACEGQNESPRENPSADAQSARRQTKSDGTLNEANGDAVSE from the coding sequence ATGGAGGTCCGTCGTACTGTTCCAGTAAAACTCGACGTGGCAGACAGCGACGCCGACCTCCTCCACGAAACCGTCTCCGAGTTCTTGTGGGCTGCCAATTACGTCGTAGACCACGCGTGGCAAGGCGAGTACAAGACGACAAGCAAAGCCGAACTCCAACGCGAAACGTACGACCACGTGCGGGCAGAGACTCGGCTCCAAGCGAATCTCGTGCAGAACGCCCGCAACAAGGCCGCCGACGCCGTCCAGAGCGTCGTCGCTCGGTGGAAGCAAGGTGATTACGCAGGAAAACCGCACTTCTCCGCCCCGACGCTCGTCTACGACAAGCGGTGTGCGACGTTCAACGACGACCACGCCACACTCTCAACCGTGGACGGACGCATCACCGCCGAGTACGTTCTTCCCGACGAGAACCGCGAGACGCCACACTCGAAGTACTTGTTCAATACTAATTACGAAGTGACGGGCGCAGAACTCCACTACCGAGAGGGGGATTTCTACCTTCACGTCCGAACAAAGGCGGACGTGGAGTTCGAGACTGCCGACGAAGGCAACGACGAGCACAGCACAGTCCTCGGCGTTGACCTCGGCATCGAAAACGTCGCCGTCACTTCGACAGGTACGTTCTGGAACGGATCAGAGTTGAACCACTGGCACCGCGAGTTCGAGAAGCGGCGCGGATCGCTTCAACAACGTGGAACGCGAGCCGCTCACGAAACTATCCAGTCGGTCGGACGCACGGAGACAGGCCGCTACGACCACTTCTTACACACCGTCTCGAAGGAACTCATCGCGGAAGCCGTCGAAACCGACTGCGACGTGATCGCGTTCGAGAACCTGACTGGAATTCGTGAGCGGATGCCGAACGCCAAGAAATTCCACGTCTGGGCGTTCCGCCGGCTGTTCGAGTACGTTGAATACAAAGCCGAGGTGGTCGGCATCTCGGTCGAGCAAGTGAGTCCCACCTACACATCCCAACGGTGTTCGAAGTGTGGGACGACACTCCGCGAGAACCGCCAGACACAAGAGTGGTTCTGTTGCCAGAAGTGCGGCTACGAAGTGAACGCTGACTATAACGCGGCGAAGAATATCGGTCTGAAGTATCTCCGTTCGGCGCAAAAGTCGTCGAGCGGAGGCGCACCCGTAAACGTGCGCTTGAATCGCGGGACGTTGAACGTGAACGGCGATTACGAGCCTGCCTGTGAAGGCCAGAACGAGAGTCCACGCGAAAACCCCAGTGCAGACGCACAGTCTGCACGCCGTCAGACGAAGTCTGACGGAACCCTCAACGAAGCGAACGGCGACGCCGTGAGCGAGTAG